The segment CTCCAGACCCTCTACTCGCCGCGTTACGCGTCCCTGCCGGGCAGCGTCCTTCAGGTGCGGGAGTGCGCCCATGAGCTGATCTCGCTCTCGAAGGGGCTGGGCATCCCGGTGTTCCTCGTGAGCCATATCACTAAGGGCGGGGATATCGCCGGCCCGAAAATAGTCGAGCATCTGGTCGACACCGTACTCTATATAGAAACCGACACGCGCGGGTATTACCGTATCCTGCGCCCGCTGAAGAATAGATTTTTTACCACCGAGGAGGTGGGGTTTTTCACCATGGGGGAGAACGGACTTGCGGGGATCGAGGATATTTCCACCGCGTTCACATCCATCCATAGCGGCGCGGTGAACGGGGTGTCCGTATTCCCGATGATCGAGGGGAACCGCGTGTTCCCGGTGGAGATTCAGGGTTTATGCGTCGCGTCGCAGTTCAGCTATCCCCGCCGCGCGGCCGACGGGATCGACCTGAACCGGCTCTATATGCTCGCGGCGATTATGGAGAAACGTCTGGGCGCAAACCTTGCCGCGTCGGATTTATATGTGAATATCACAGGCGGGTTGACTATCGACGATCCCGCGCTCGACCTCGCGGTCATTTTCGCGGTCTATTCGTCGCTCAAGGATAAGCCCGTATCGCTGGATACGATCGTATTCGGGGAGGCCGGGTTGACCGGCGAGGTGCGCCCGGTGTTCAGGATGGAGAAACGGCTGGCTGA is part of the Brevinematales bacterium genome and harbors:
- the radA gene encoding DNA repair protein RadA, which encodes MPKSKSLFVCGECGYKTSKWLGKCPQCGEWNTFIEEIESSEPAHHPAAVSVIHPIPIGEVEYSESSRIFTKIDELDRALGGIVPGQAVLVSGEPGIGKSTLLLQTAGALAVNHTVFYVNGEESNPQVKSRASRLGLQSKTMYLFNENNLDSIIARVSADKPDFLFVDSLQTLYSPRYASLPGSVLQVRECAHELISLSKGLGIPVFLVSHITKGGDIAGPKIVEHLVDTVLYIETDTRGYYRILRPLKNRFFTTEEVGFFTMGENGLAGIEDISTAFTSIHSGAVNGVSVFPMIEGNRVFPVEIQGLCVASQFSYPRRAADGIDLNRLYMLAAIMEKRLGANLAASDLYVNITGGLTIDDPALDLAVIFAVYSSLKDKPVSLDTIVFGEAGLTGEVRPVFRMEKRLAEAKRLGFKRAVAPYQQKGIKPPDGITVLPVKSIDEGIALIG